The following proteins are encoded in a genomic region of Deltaproteobacteria bacterium:
- a CDS encoding RidA family protein, with protein MAPPLSIDQRLLELQITLPEVQSAGLYQPAVRSGNLLFVSGQLPRSEGKIAFKGKLGQEVNLESGRRGARVAMINALAVIKGELGTLDKVKQVLRLTGYVASATGFTDQPKVMDGASELLVELFGNAGRHSRAAVGVAELPLGACVEVDLILEIK; from the coding sequence ATGGCGCCACCCCTCTCGATCGATCAACGACTTCTGGAACTGCAGATCACACTCCCTGAAGTTCAGTCGGCTGGTCTTTATCAACCAGCTGTCCGGTCCGGAAATCTCCTTTTTGTCTCAGGCCAGCTACCTCGCAGCGAAGGAAAGATCGCCTTCAAGGGGAAACTGGGTCAGGAGGTCAATCTGGAATCGGGGAGGAGGGGGGCACGGGTTGCCATGATCAATGCCTTGGCGGTCATCAAGGGAGAACTGGGGACGCTGGACAAGGTCAAACAGGTCCTCCGGCTGACCGGCTATGTGGCATCGGCCACCGGTTTTACGGATCAACCCAAGGTTATGGATGGGGCCAGTGAATTGCTGGTGGAGCTCTTTGGAAACGCCGGAAGGCACTCCCGGGCCGCCGTCGGGGTTGCCGAATTGCCCCTGGGGGCCTGCGTGGAGGTCGACCTGATCCTTGAGATCAAATAG
- a CDS encoding outer membrane beta-barrel protein codes for MKKLLSLIVVLLSAITFSTVWAQEGSELEISGNVDVVSGWQRGLKNANYVSTGLLGDGLQAAAAAKGTDQFGFYVDQVELDLAKSFGENIRARADLDFSPHRWSGDGTTFVNIVGTTANFVGGGVGGVYVEQGYVTANVPAGNGIEFLVGRFNSGIGFDPIDRNELKTVSFSTIHRTLVPHNMTGARLGYQASDAIWFDLYVVNNLVDSFPANTDLPSTGANFKYSWGDEGEKSWAKISAAFGPEQATNTNFSYFGDLAANVAVSDGFWLGGEGIFRIDNGAAGANSQLIGGTLQTTYAFSDIWDGTLRYGFTWDRKGTMNVNANGLGSFFSAASAGAAAPAAFTGIGAKGSLHDIALATSYSITDGAKFILEARVDLSRPSGGSTGFHTGFGGQFAYSF; via the coding sequence ATGAAGAAACTACTTTCGTTAATCGTTGTTCTCCTTTCTGCCATTACCTTCTCCACTGTTTGGGCCCAAGAGGGTTCCGAACTGGAGATCTCTGGAAACGTAGATGTCGTCTCCGGGTGGCAGAGGGGTCTCAAGAATGCCAACTACGTCAGCACCGGGTTGCTGGGTGACGGCCTCCAAGCCGCTGCCGCCGCCAAAGGGACTGACCAGTTTGGTTTTTATGTCGATCAGGTCGAGTTGGACCTTGCCAAGAGCTTTGGCGAGAATATCCGTGCCCGCGCTGACCTCGACTTCAGTCCGCACCGATGGTCCGGGGATGGGACAACCTTTGTCAACATCGTTGGAACCACCGCCAATTTTGTGGGCGGCGGTGTCGGTGGCGTTTACGTCGAACAGGGGTATGTGACAGCCAATGTCCCGGCAGGAAATGGGATCGAGTTCCTTGTCGGTCGTTTCAATTCCGGTATCGGTTTTGATCCGATCGATAGAAATGAGTTGAAGACGGTATCGTTCTCAACGATCCATCGGACACTCGTCCCCCACAACATGACCGGTGCCCGCCTGGGGTATCAGGCGAGTGATGCCATCTGGTTTGACCTTTATGTGGTCAACAACCTGGTGGATTCGTTCCCAGCCAATACGGATCTCCCTTCAACGGGGGCCAATTTCAAGTATAGCTGGGGTGATGAAGGAGAGAAGAGCTGGGCGAAGATTTCAGCCGCCTTCGGTCCGGAACAGGCGACCAACACCAACTTCAGCTACTTCGGTGATCTCGCCGCCAACGTGGCGGTCTCCGACGGTTTCTGGCTCGGTGGTGAAGGAATCTTCCGTATCGATAATGGTGCCGCAGGGGCCAACAGCCAGTTGATCGGCGGTACGCTCCAGACCACCTATGCCTTCTCCGATATCTGGGATGGAACCCTCCGTTATGGTTTCACCTGGGATCGTAAAGGAACCATGAACGTGAATGCCAATGGCTTGGGAAGCTTCTTCAGCGCAGCATCCGCTGGAGCCGCCGCCCCGGCAGCGTTCACTGGCATTGGTGCCAAGGGCTCGTTGCATGACATCGCCCTGGCCACCAGCTACTCAATCACGGATGGAGCCAAGTTCATCCTCGAGGCTCGGGTTGATCT
- a CDS encoding leucyl aminopeptidase yields the protein MSIQWEQTTRPIEETAELLGVFHFSSGPKGGLPLGGAVARLDQHLKGALSRLLHQEEFKGKIGETKLFPTYDRKPLNYLLLIGAGEAKKGTLDTVRKGVARAAKEATRLKAKTLALELPSLTRERSTAVVQAAVEGVLLGTYRFGRYKSENHVSPLEKVVFTSRQRMAPAAFNGAIRQGEKLATATNFARDLINTPASDMTPRVIGREAEKIGKLPRISAKVYGKADIEKIGMGSFLAVAKGSAEPPVFVHLQYRPKGKSSGIVALVGKGVTFDSGGLSLKTAQSMETMKDDMSGAAAVLAVFRALSELNPSVTVHGFIPATENMPSGTADKPGDIARSLSGKTVEILNTDAEGRLILADALTFALKQKPDLLIDIATLTGACVIALGELCAGILGNDDTLIRKIIAAGEKTGEKVWQLPLIEEYKEELKTPIADVKNVGGRWGGTINGALFLQEFIGDHKHWAHIDIAGPSWTEKDLDYCPKGGTGSMVRTLLQFILDY from the coding sequence ATGTCTATCCAGTGGGAACAGACAACCCGACCGATTGAAGAAACCGCCGAACTCCTGGGTGTCTTTCATTTCAGTTCAGGACCCAAGGGTGGTTTACCCTTGGGTGGTGCCGTGGCACGCCTGGACCAGCATCTCAAAGGGGCGCTTTCCCGCCTTCTTCATCAAGAAGAATTTAAAGGAAAAATAGGGGAGACCAAGCTCTTTCCAACTTACGATCGTAAACCTCTTAACTACCTGCTCCTCATCGGTGCTGGTGAGGCGAAAAAGGGGACATTGGATACCGTTCGAAAGGGGGTTGCCCGTGCCGCCAAGGAGGCTACGCGGCTCAAGGCGAAGACCCTCGCCCTGGAATTGCCGTCCCTGACACGGGAAAGATCGACGGCCGTCGTCCAGGCGGCGGTGGAAGGGGTCCTTCTGGGGACTTATCGTTTTGGTCGTTACAAATCAGAAAATCATGTTTCCCCACTTGAAAAAGTGGTGTTCACCTCCCGCCAGAGGATGGCACCAGCCGCTTTTAATGGGGCGATTCGTCAGGGAGAGAAATTGGCCACAGCCACCAACTTTGCGAGGGACCTGATCAACACGCCGGCCTCCGATATGACCCCGCGGGTTATTGGCCGTGAAGCGGAAAAGATTGGAAAACTCCCGCGGATTTCGGCGAAGGTTTATGGGAAGGCCGATATTGAAAAGATCGGGATGGGTTCCTTCCTCGCCGTGGCTAAGGGGAGCGCCGAACCGCCCGTCTTCGTTCATCTCCAATACAGACCGAAGGGAAAAAGTAGCGGGATCGTTGCCCTCGTTGGCAAGGGGGTCACGTTTGATTCGGGAGGGCTCTCCCTCAAAACGGCGCAGTCGATGGAGACGATGAAAGATGACATGAGCGGTGCCGCCGCCGTGCTCGCGGTTTTCAGGGCCCTCTCTGAACTGAACCCCTCGGTCACCGTCCATGGTTTTATCCCGGCCACGGAAAACATGCCTTCCGGGACTGCCGACAAACCTGGGGATATCGCCAGAAGTCTCTCCGGGAAGACCGTTGAAATTCTTAACACGGATGCGGAAGGACGGTTAATCCTTGCCGATGCGCTGACCTTTGCCCTCAAACAAAAACCGGATCTCCTGATTGATATCGCTACATTAACCGGTGCCTGCGTTATTGCCCTCGGGGAACTTTGTGCCGGCATTCTGGGAAATGACGACACACTGATCCGGAAGATCATTGCCGCCGGGGAAAAAACGGGTGAGAAGGTCTGGCAACTCCCCCTGATCGAGGAGTACAAGGAGGAACTCAAGACACCAATCGCCGATGTCAAAAATGTTGGGGGTCGATGGGGAGGGACTATCAACGGGGCGCTGTTCCTCCAGGAATTTATCGGGGACCACAAACACTGGGCCCATATTGATATCGCCGGCCCCTCCTGGACGGAAAAGGATCTTGATTATTGCCCCAAAGGGGGGACCGGTTCGATGGTCCGGACCCTGCTTCAGTTTATTCTGGATTACTAA
- a CDS encoding class I SAM-dependent methyltransferase encodes MSFLKKIFSTKAPSPASSKPVLPKVNLTFVDKLQEMMTVAEEREIHPRIPLLKGERVLHMAENTGTLNPLFLEKGAELIFNASLQSSSVKSSDDKIILIKIDSRRLPFQQESIGFILASLDSQPADRLPMMIKEMGRVLKKGGRAIVTDWHPFNPMAKKGRPSSDGTGGLDEGPIGFEKYFKLFREQSLVIGNLKEIFIDGAFRSLMKSEADKKFFQQYHSNPLALFFFLSKGGARHGATPLDRSTTSGTADHTP; translated from the coding sequence ATGTCTTTTTTGAAGAAAATCTTTTCCACAAAGGCCCCTTCACCGGCCTCTTCAAAACCAGTCTTACCGAAGGTCAACCTCACTTTTGTGGATAAACTCCAAGAGATGATGACGGTTGCTGAAGAAAGAGAAATCCATCCGCGCATCCCGCTCCTCAAGGGAGAGCGGGTCTTGCATATGGCCGAGAACACCGGAACCCTCAATCCCCTTTTTCTTGAAAAGGGGGCCGAACTCATTTTTAATGCCTCACTGCAATCTTCTTCTGTTAAATCGAGCGATGACAAAATAATCCTGATCAAGATTGATAGCCGACGTCTCCCATTTCAGCAGGAATCAATCGGTTTCATCCTGGCCTCTCTGGATTCTCAACCGGCGGATCGTCTTCCCATGATGATTAAGGAAATGGGACGTGTTTTAAAAAAAGGAGGGAGGGCGATTGTCACTGACTGGCACCCCTTCAATCCGATGGCCAAGAAGGGACGTCCATCCTCTGACGGAACCGGGGGCTTGGATGAGGGGCCGATCGGTTTTGAAAAATACTTTAAACTCTTTCGTGAACAATCACTTGTAATTGGCAACTTGAAGGAAATCTTTATTGACGGGGCATTCCGTTCTCTGATGAAGAGTGAGGCCGACAAGAAATTTTTTCAGCAATACCATTCTAATCCCCTTGCACTCTTTTTCTTTTTGTCTAAGGGTGGCGCCCGTCATGGCGCCACCCCTCTCGATCGATCAACGACTTCTGGAACTGCAGATCACACTCCCTGA